The window TCTGCCTTTTAGAAATTTTTCTCTGAATATTCAAAACCTTTTCATATCTTCTTTGTTTCACCTCATCGTCAACCTGAGGAAGCTGCGAAGCAATTGTTCCTTCCTCTTGAGAATACATAAAAGCACCAAGCCTGTCAAACTCAGCCCATTTTAAAAAGCTACACAGTTCTTCAAATTCCTCATCAGTTTCTGTAGGAAACCCAACCAAAACTGTTGTCCTAATTACAACCTCATCAAAATTTTGTCTTATCTTCTCTATCAGTCTTTTTATACCTTCTTTTGTTGTTTTTCTGTTCATGAGTTTTAATATTCTATCATTTATATGCTGGATTGGAATGTCAAAATAATTAACTATTTTAGAAGAAGATTTTACCACCTCAATAAGATTTTCATCCACATCCTCAGGGTAAGAGTACAAAAATCTTATCCACTTGATTTTTTCAATCTTTTCAAGTTCTTCAAGCAAAGCAGGTAACATCTTCTTGCCGTACAAATCCAAACCATACTTTGTAGTATCCTGAGCTGTGAGGATAATCTCTTTATATCCCTTCTCTGCTAATTCGTTTGCTTCCTTCACGATATCTTCAAGTGGTCTGCTTGTATACTTGCCTCTAATAAGTGGTATGGAGCAATAAGAACATCTGTTGTTACACCCTTCTGCTATCTTTATGTAGGCATAGTAACTGGGTGTAGCAATCACTCTTGCCATTGAACTATTGTACACAAACGAAGAAGTATCATCGAACAGTTTTATCTTCTGCTTACCTTCATACAAATCTTTTATAACCTCAGGCAGTTTTAGCATTTCTTTCACACCAAGTATTGCATCAACCTCCGGCATCTGATCTAATATCTCATCTTTGTATCTTTGCGCTAAACACCCTGTTACTACTAAAAATTTGCACTTTTTGTTCTTATATTCAGCCATATCTAATATAGTATCTATGGACTCCTGTTTTGCATCGTTTATAAAACCACATGTGTTTACAACAATCACATCGGCATCCTCTGCATCTGGGGTTATTTCAAATCCTGCCCCGACACATGCGCCCATCATTATTTCACTGTCAACAAGGTTTTTGTTGCACCCCAGTGAGACAAACCCAACCTTTATCAATTCTTGGCACTCCTTCTCTACACCAGATTGTTTTGAAGCATGGTAGCAAAAAGTGTATTTTTCATAAGAATAGCAACTGTCATTGGCCCAACACCGCCGGGAACAGGTGTAATAAACGATGCCACTTTTTCTACACTTTCAAAGTCAACATCACCAACAAGTTTGTGGGTATCAACATCCCTATTTATTCCAACGTCAATGACAACTGCTCCTTCTTTTACCATATCAGATGTCACAAATCTTGGTTTTCCAACGGCAGCAATAAGTATATCTGCCTGTTTGCAAATCTCTTTTAAATCTTTTGTATATGAATGACAAATGGTAACTGTTGCATTTTTTCTCAAAAGAAGTAAAGATAAAGGCTTCCCAACAATATTGCTTCTTCCTATCACAACAGCATGTTTTCCTTTTATCTCTATATTCTCTCTTTTTAAAAGCTCAATAATCCCAAATGGCGTACATGGTTTGATTGCTTTTTCAAACTCTATGCCAGTTGCAACCATTCCAACATTGAGCGGATGAAATCCATCAACATCCTTGTGTGGAAGGATTTTTGTGCAAATCCTTTTCTCATCAAGTCCATTTGGCAGCGGAAGCTGAACCAGTATACCGTTTATTTTCTCATCCCTGTTCAGTCTGTCAATCAAGCTCTCAAGCTCATCTTGAGTTGTGTCTTTACTGAGGGCAAACTCCATAGAATTTATTCCAACCTCGCCACATGCTTTTCTCTTGGAATTCACGTAGCTTCTGGATGCCGGGTCATCTCCTACAATCACAACAGCCAAAGTTGGCTCTATTCCCTTTTGTTTTAGTTTTTCAACCTCTATCTTTACTTCATTTTTTATTTCTTTCGCTATCTTTTTCCCATCTATTATCTTTGCTGGCACTTTTATTACCTCCATCTTTTTGTTTTGGTGGAATCAAGCAATCTTTGCTATATCCTATCAAATCTTCTCTTTTTGCTATTTTCAAAGCCTCATACACTAAATCATAATTTTTGGGATTATTAAAGTGCAAAAGAGCTCTTTGCATCATCTTTTCTTTCAACGTCTTTGGAACATAGACCTTCTCTAAGGTAAATGGGTCCAATTCGGTGTAATACATAGTAGTTGATACAGTTCCAGGTGTTGGATAAAAGTCCTGAACCTGCTCTGGTACAAATCCATTTCTTTTTAGAAACACTGCAAGCTCAATTGCATCTTCAAGCTTTGTTCCAGGATGCCCCGACATAAGATAAGGAATGATAAACTGTTTTTTATTCAGCTTTTTATTTGTCTCAAAATATTCTTTTACAAATTTTTCATATACCTCTTTCGGTGGCTTACCCATATATTTTAACACATTATTAGAGATATGTTCAGGTGCTATTTTTAACTGTCCAGAAATATGATACATGCAGAGTTTTTCCAAAAACTTTCTGTAGTTTTTGTCAAGTAAAAGGTAGTCATACCTTATTCCCGACCTTATAAATACTTTCTTCACACCTTTTATCTTTCTTATCTTCTCTAAAAGTTCAAAATATTCGCTGTGGTCAACCTCCAAATTTTTGCACGGCTGAGGAAAAAGACACTGTCTATTTTTGCAAGCACCTCTTTCAAGCTGAAATCTGCACGCAGGATTTCTAAAATTTGCAGTAGGTCCACCAACATCGTGAATATATCCCTTAAAATCGGGAAGTTTTGTTAGCTTTTTTACTTCCTCTAAGATTGACTTCTGGCTCCTTTTTTGAATAATCCTTCCCTGATGAAAGTGAAGAGCGCAGAAATTACAACCTCCAAAGCACCCTCTGTGAGATACAATGCTAAACTTGACCTCTTCCAGTGCTTTTATACCGCCTTCTTTTTCATAAATGGGATGATAATTTCGCTCATACGGCAGAGAATAAACATAATCCATCTCTTCCACTGTCAAGGGTTTTGCAGGCGGATTTTGAATTACGTACAAATTTTTGTGTGGTTGTACAATAATTTTGCCTGTATATGGATTTTGTTCCCTGTATTGAATAGCAAAAGCTCGGGCGTACGCTACTTTATCCTCTTTAACTTTTTCATAGCTGTCAATGATGATGAAGTCTTTCCCTTCAAGATGCTGAATATCCTTTGCTACATAACATGTCCCTTGCACATCTCTTATCTCTTTTATGTTCGCTCCCTTTTTGAGCCTTGATAGAATCTCAAACAATGGCTTTTCTCCCATTCCGTATATCAAAAGGTCAGCACTGCTGTCTATCAAAATTGAGGCTCTTACTTTATCAGACCAATAATCATAATGAGCAAATCTTCTCAAAGAAGCCTCTATCCCACCAATAATAATAGGAATGTCACCATACTCTTTTCTTATCAAATTACAATAAACAATTGTTGCTCTGTTTGGTCTCTTTCCTCTTTCCATACCAGGTGAATAATAATCCTCACTTCGA is drawn from Caldicellulosiruptor diazotrophicus and contains these coding sequences:
- the rimO gene encoding 30S ribosomal protein S12 methylthiotransferase RimO — protein: MIKVGFVSLGCNKNLVDSEIMMGACVGAGFEITPDAEDADVIVVNTCGFINDAKQESIDTILDMAEYKNKKCKFLVVTGCLAQRYKDEILDQMPEVDAILGVKEMLKLPEVIKDLYEGKQKIKLFDDTSSFVYNSSMARVIATPSYYAYIKIAEGCNNRCSYCSIPLIRGKYTSRPLEDIVKEANELAEKGYKEIILTAQDTTKYGLDLYGKKMLPALLEELEKIEKIKWIRFLYSYPEDVDENLIEVVKSSSKIVNYFDIPIQHINDRILKLMNRKTTKEGIKRLIEKIRQNFDEVVIRTTVLVGFPTETDEEFEELCSFLKWAEFDRLGAFMYSQEEGTIASQLPQVDDEVKQRRYEKVLNIQRKISKRQNKKRVGREYEVVIEAKDKNNFYIGRSQFEAPEVDGKVLVFSQNKLTVGKFVKVKILDAFEYDLVGEII
- the folD gene encoding bifunctional methylenetetrahydrofolate dehydrogenase/methenyltetrahydrofolate cyclohydrolase FolD; this translates as MPAKIIDGKKIAKEIKNEVKIEVEKLKQKGIEPTLAVVIVGDDPASRSYVNSKRKACGEVGINSMEFALSKDTTQDELESLIDRLNRDEKINGILVQLPLPNGLDEKRICTKILPHKDVDGFHPLNVGMVATGIEFEKAIKPCTPFGIIELLKRENIEIKGKHAVVIGRSNIVGKPLSLLLLRKNATVTICHSYTKDLKEICKQADILIAAVGKPRFVTSDMVKEGAVVIDVGINRDVDTHKLVGDVDFESVEKVASFITPVPGGVGPMTVAILMKNTLFATMLQNNLV
- a CDS encoding YgiQ family radical SAM protein; this translates as MVFLPICREDMRKRGWDELDFVFVCGDAYVDHPSFGHAIISRIIEDYGFRIGIIPQPDWKDSKSITVLGRPRIAFLVSAGNLDSMVAHYTSFKKPRSEDYYSPGMERGKRPNRATIVYCNLIRKEYGDIPIIIGGIEASLRRFAHYDYWSDKVRASILIDSSADLLIYGMGEKPLFEILSRLKKGANIKEIRDVQGTCYVAKDIQHLEGKDFIIIDSYEKVKEDKVAYARAFAIQYREQNPYTGKIIVQPHKNLYVIQNPPAKPLTVEEMDYVYSLPYERNYHPIYEKEGGIKALEEVKFSIVSHRGCFGGCNFCALHFHQGRIIQKRSQKSILEEVKKLTKLPDFKGYIHDVGGPTANFRNPACRFQLERGACKNRQCLFPQPCKNLEVDHSEYFELLEKIRKIKGVKKVFIRSGIRYDYLLLDKNYRKFLEKLCMYHISGQLKIAPEHISNNVLKYMGKPPKEVYEKFVKEYFETNKKLNKKQFIIPYLMSGHPGTKLEDAIELAVFLKRNGFVPEQVQDFYPTPGTVSTTMYYTELDPFTLEKVYVPKTLKEKMMQRALLHFNNPKNYDLVYEALKIAKREDLIGYSKDCLIPPKQKDGGNKSASKDNRWEKDSERNKK